CGGTCGACCTGGTGATGAGTGACGCGCGGATGCCCAACATGGACGGCGCGACGCTACTGGCCAGCGTTCGTCAGCTTTATCCGGCGACCACGCGGATCATGTTGACGGGGTATGCCGACCCTTCGGCGATTATCAAGGCCATCAATGAGGGGCAGATCGACCGCTATATCAGCAAGCCCTGGAACGACGAGGAAATGCTCCTGATCCTGCGTCAGGCGCTCGAACACCAGCATCTGACCCGCGAGCGCGAGCGTCTGGAGCAGTTGACCCGGGTGCAGAACGATCAATTGAAATTGCTCAACAGCACCCTGGAAAAACACGTCAGCGCCCGTACCGCCGAGCTGCAACAGACCGCCGATATGCTCGACCTGGCCTACGAAGAGCTCAAGCACAGTTATGTGACCGGCACCGAAGTGTTCTCCTTGCTTGCCAACTTGCGCCTGCCTCCGGCCAAGCAGACTAACCGGCAGATCATTGAACTGGTGCGCGGCTACTGCAAGATGCACCGGCTGGACGAAGCCGCCAGCCGCGACCTGACCATGGCTGCCGCGCTCTACAACATCGGCAAGCTGAGCTGGACCGACAGCATGATGACCACCCCCTCGGACCTGTTGCACAGCACCGACCGCGACCGCTATCGGGGTTATCCGAAACAGAGTGAATCGCTGCTGATGACCCTGGACCCGATGAAGGACGCCGCGCGATTGATCCTGCATCATCAGGAGCGCTGGGATGGCAGCGGGTTTCCCGACCGCCTCAAGGGCGAGGCCATTCCCTTCGGCTCGCGATTGTTGAAACTGGCGGTGGATTTCGTCGAGTTGCAGCGCGGGCTGATTCTCGAACGGCAGATGAACAGCGATGAAGCGCTGCTTTACCTGCGTCAGTACGCTGGCAGGCTGTACGACCCCGACCTGATCGAGGACTTCATCCAGGTTTGCGCGGCTTTTCTGAGCGATGTCGTCCTGGCCGACCCGAACGTCAAGGTGCTGGGCACCCGAGAGCTGGCGGCGGGGATGATCCTGGCGCGCAACCTCAATGCCGACAACGGCATGTTGCTGCTCAATGCCGGCAAGGTACTGAGTGCGCTGCTGGTGGACAAACTGATCAGTTTCGAAGCCATGGAGGGTGGCAAATACAAGGTGTTCGTGAAAGTGCCGGAGGAGGGCGAATCGGCGCTTCTGGCCCAGTCTTGAGGCCGTATGAGGTGACGCTGCCGCAGCCGGCATGGGATCCTTGCGGTTTTCCTCAAGGCCGGTGGCTGCCCCATGACCTCTGTATCCGCTGTTTCCCCCCGCATCATTCGTATTGCCGCCGCGCTGCTGCTCAACCCCGACGGCCAGACCCTGCTGGTGCGCAAGCGCGGCACCACGGCGTTCATGCAACCGGGCGGCAAGATCGAGGCCCATGAGCTGCCGGTGCATGCGCTGGCCCGTGAACTGGAAGAAGAACTGGGGCTGGTGATCGATGCGGCGCAAGCGGCTTTTCTCGGCCAGTTCTCGGCACCCGCCGCCAACGAGCCGGGATTTGTCGTGCAGGCCGACATTTTTCAGCTGACCATCGACACCGAAGTCTCCCCGGCCGCCGAAATCGAAGAGGTGGTCTGGATCGACCCGGCCACCGACGGCGATGTGGTTCTCGCCCCATTGACACGCGACCTGATCCTGCCGTTTTATCGAGCCTCGCTGACCGCGATCGCCTGATCACTCACGCCAAGGATTTCGCCATGATCCCGCTTCAAGACCTGCTGATCTTTGCTGCCGCCGCACTGCTGATGGTCCTGACGCCGGGGCCGAACATGATCTACCTGATCTCCCGTTCGATCTGCCAGGGACGCAAGGCCGGCGTGACCTCGCTGCTCGGCGTGGTGGCGGGGTTCTTCGTCCATCTGTTCGCCGCGGCGGCCGGTTTGACCGCGGTGTTTCTCGCGGTGCCGATGGCTTATGAAGTGTTGAAGTGGGCCGGCGCGCTGTACCTGTTGTGGCTGGCCTGGCAGGCGGTGAAACCCGGTGCGCGTTCACCGTTCGAAGCGCAGCAATTGCCTGCGGATTCGTCGCGCAAACTGATCACCATGGGCTTTCTCACCAGCGCGCTGAACCCGAAGATCGCGGTGTTTTATCTCTCGGTGTTTCCGCAATTCATTTCGCCTGAACACGGCTCGGTGTTCACTCAAAGCATCATTCTCGGCCTGACCCAGATCAGCGTCAGTTTCTGCGTCAACCTGTTGATCGCGCTGTTCGCAGCAGGCATCGCGTCGTGGTTCGTCAGCAACCCGACGTGGCTGGCGGCGCAGCGTTATTTCATGGGGTTTGTGCTCGGCGGGCTGGCGGTGCGGCTGATGCTTGAACAACGCCGGGCAGCCTGAGCATGTGGATTGAGCGGCTGGACGCCAGTCATGCGCTGGCCTATCGCGAATTGATGCTGGAAGCCTATGACCGTCACCCGCAGGCGTTCACCTCCAGCGTGCGCGAGCGCGCGGCGATGCCCTTGAGTTGGTGGGAATCGCGGCTGACCAGCAAACTCGACGCGGTGTTTGGCGCGTTCGAAGAAGGCCGGCTGGCGGGCATCGTCGGCCTGGCATTCGAGCCTCGGGAAAAGGCCCGACACAAGGCAACGGTATTCGGCATGTATGTGTCGGCGGACTTTCGTCAGCGCGGGCTGGGCCTGAAACTGATGGAGGCCGTGCTGGAGGAAGCGCAGCAGCATCCGGCGCTGAAAGTCATTCAACTGACCGTCACTGCCGGCAACGAGGCGGCGTTCCATCTGTACCAGCGCTGCGGCTTCATCCAGTTCGGTCTGGAGCCGATGGCGGTGCGGGTCGGCGAGGACTACTTCGACAAGATCCACATGTGGTGCGCGCCTTTCGTACCAACCGCCAGTCTCAACGAACCGCGCTGACCCCGTCCAGCGTCGAGAACGAGGTGTCCTTGGCCGTCAGCAGGAAATCGCGCATGTACGGCGCGTCGAGCATGTCGGCGCGGATCGCCGCGTACAGCGTCGCAAACAGACCCTTCTCGCCCAGCCGCTTGGCCTTCACATAACCCCGCGAGCTGTATTCATGCAGCGCCCAGTGCGGCATGCCACACACGCCACGACCACTGGCCACCAGTTGCATCATCATCACCGTCAGCTCTGACGTGCGTACCTGCGCAGGTTCGATGTCGGCCGGTTCGAGGAAGCGGGTGAAGATGTCCAGCCGGTCGCGTTCCACCGGATAAGTGATCAGGGTTTCGCTCAGCAGGTCTTCGGGGACGATGTAGGGTTTGCTCGCCAAGGCGTGTTGGTTGGCGACTGCAAGCATGGCTTCGTAGGTGAACAGCGGCACGTAGGTGATGCCAGCGATTTCCAGCGGGTCGGAGGTCACCACCAGATCCAGGTCACCGCGGGCCAGCGCCGGCAGCGGGGCGAAGGAGAAACCCGAGGCCAGATCGAGTTCGACTTCCGGCCACGCATCGCGGAACTGGTCGATGGTCGGCATCAGCCACTGGAAGCAGCTGTGGCATTCGATCGCCATGTGCAGACGCCCGGCGGTGCCACCGGCCAGACGCGCGATATCGCGCTCGGCACCGCGCAGCAGCGGCAGGGTTGCGTCCGCCAGTTGCAGCAGGCGCAGGCCGGCGCTGGTGAAACGTACGGGTTTGGTCTTGCGCACGAACAACGGCATGCCCATGCGCTCTTCCAGTTCCTTGAACTGGTGGGACAGCGCCGACTGGGTCAGGTGCAGGCGGTCGGCCGCATCCACCAGGCTGTCAGCTTCGCGCAGGGCATGCAGGGTTTTCAGGTGACGGATCTCAAGCACCGCAGGCTCCATGAGGAAAATTTGTGATCAACACGAAAAGGTTGAGTTTGTCTCATGTTGGGTTGGCTGTCGACAATGGCGCCATCTTTTACGCAATGGAGAACACTCGACATGGCCGTGGCCCACACCCTTGGTTTCCCGCGCATCGGCGCTGACCGCGAACTGAAAAAAGCCCTCGAAGCCTACTGGAAAGGCGATCTCGATCAGGCCGCCCTGAATCAGGTCGGCCGCGAGCTGCGAGCCACTCACTGGCAGTTGCAGAAAGACGCGGGCATCGACCTGCTGCCAGTCGGCGACTTCGCCTGGTACGACCAGGTGCTGACTCACTCGCTGACCTTCGGTGTGATCCCTGAGCGTTTCGACGGCGTGCGCGACGAGCACGGTCTGCCGACCCTCGACACCCTGTTCGCCATGGCCCGTGGCGCCACGGCTTCCTGCTGCGGCGGCGAGCACGGCAAGACCCAGTACGCCCAAGAGCTGACCAAGTGGTTCGACACCAACTACCACTACCTGGTCCCGGAATTCACCGCAGACCAGCAATTCAAGCTGAGCTGGGAACAACTGTTCGATGAAGTCGAAGAAGCCAAGGCCCTCGGTCACAACGTCAAACCAGTGATCATCGGCCCGCTGACTTACCTGTGGCTGGGTAAAGCGAAAGGCAACGACTTCGACAAGCTTGATCTGCTGGAACGTCTGCTGCCGGTGTACAACGAAATCCTCGGTCGCCTTGCCGCGCAGGGCGTGGAGTGGGTGCAGATCGACGAACCGATCCTGACCCTGGACCTGCCGCAGGCGTGGAAAAGCGCCTTCGAACGCGCCTATCACATCCTTCAGTATTCGCCGTTGAAGAAACTGGTGGCGACCTATTTCAGTGGCCTGCAAGACAATCTGGGCCTGGCCGTGGGCCTGCCAGTGCAAGGTTTGCACATCGACGCGGTGCGCGCTCCTGAAGAGCTCGGCCAGGTACTGGATCGCTTGCCGACCTACAAGATTCTCTCGGTGGGTCTGGTCAACGGTCGCAACGTCTGGCGCTGCGAACTGGAGCAGGCGTTGGCGCAACTGCAACCGGCCCAGGAGCGCTTTGGCGACAACCTGTGGGTCAGCAGTTCCTGCTCGCTGCTGCACAGTCCGGTGGATGTCGAGCGTGAAGACAAGCTCGATCCGGAACTGAAAAGCTGGCTGGCATTCGCCGTGCAGAAGTGCAGCGAAATATCGGTTTTGCGTGATGCGCTGAATGATCCACAAGCACCGAAAGTGCAAAGCGCACTGGCCGAAAGCCGCGCCATTCAAGCGAGCCGCGTCCGTTCGCCACGTATCCACAAGGCCGACGTGCAGTCTCGGATCAAAGCGATCAACGCCGGCGACAGCCAGCGCCATTCGCCGTTCGCCAAACGCATCGCCGCGCAACAGGCGCGCTTGCAATTGCCGACGTTTCCGACCACCACCATCGGTTCGTTCCCGCAAACCGGCTCGATCCGTCTGGCCCGCCAGGCGTTCAAGCAGGGCAAGTTGTCGGCCAACGATTACCACGACGCCATGCGCAGTGAAATCCGCCACGCGGTGCAAGTTCAGGAACGTCTGGGCCTCGATGTGCTGGTGCACGGTGAAGCCGAGCGCAACGACATGGTCGAGTACTTCGCCGAACAGCTCGACGGCTACCTGTTCACCCGTTTCGGTTGGGTCCAGAGCTACGGTTCCCGTTGCGTGAAACCGGCGGTGATTTATGGCGATCTGAGCCGTCCGAAAGCCATGACTGTGGACTGGATCACTTACGCTCAAGGCCTGACCGACAAGGTTATGAAAGGCATGCTGACCGGTCCTGTGACCATGCTGATGTGGTCGTTCCCCCGCGAAGACGTGTCGCGCAAAGTCCAGGCGCAACAACTGGCGCTGGCCCTGCGAGACGAAGTGGTGGATCTGGAAAACGCCGGGATCAAGATCGTGCAGATCGACGAAGCCGCGTTCCGCGAAGGCTTGCCGCTGCGCCGCGCGCAATGGCAGGATTATCTCGACTGGGCGGTGGAAGCATTCCGCCTGACCGCCTCGGGTGTGAAGGACGAAACCCAGATCCATACCCACATGTGCTACAGCGAATTCAACGACGTGATCAAGGCCATCGCCGACATGGACGCTGACGTCATCACCATCGAAACCTCGCGCTCGGACATGGAATTGCTTGAAGCCTTCGAAGCGTTCGACTACCCGAACGACATCGGCCCGGGCGTCTATGACATTCACTCGCCGCGAGTGCCGGACACGGCGGAAATGGTCAAATTGATGAGCAAGGCCGTGAAACGGATTCCGGCGCAGCGGTTGTGGGTCAACCCCGATTGCGGCCTGAAGACCCGAGCCTGGCCGGAGACCGAAGCGGCACTGATCAACATGGTCGCGGCAGCGCGGCAACTGCGCAGTCAGTTGGCCTGACAAGCAGGGGGCGGTTTGACCGCCCCCGTTTGCTTTCACAGGTTTTCGAAATGGGTCAGTACCGACGAGCGCTTGGCAATATCGGCATCCGGCAGAGACGGATCGTCGGCGTGGGTCAGCAATCGGTGTTCGGGCAGCTTCAGATGAGCCTTTTCGAATTCACGAAAACCGGGCGTCGCCTTTGAATAGTGGAAGTGGGCGTACCACAGCAGTTTTGGCGGTGCCTGGGTCAGGTCACGGATTTCGTACTCCTGTAGATAATCGATGCGACCGTCCTTGCGTTTGCCAAGGTGCTTCAATGGCGCGACTTTGCGGATGTCCACAGCGTTCTGTCCGATCAGATCGTCGAGCATGCCATCGGTAGGGCTCTTGCTGCCCAGTGATTGACGGGTGCGCATTTGCCGTCCGCGGATCCGCAGTTCGGTCGCCTTGCCACGCAGGGTGGCGATCATCGGATTCTGCGCGTCGACTCGCCCGATCCCTTGTGCCCGGCGAATCAGTTCCTCAGCCTCGCTGACCATCATGTGTTCCAGATCGACCGGGAGCATGCCCTGGCGGGCGTAGGTGCTTACCTTGATCTCGTACGCCGGCAATCGATCCAGTCGCGTGCGCGCTTCTGTCACCAACGATCCCAGATCCTGCTCCATAAGCGACGGCGTGCGGGCAGACGCATTCAACAGGCGATATTTGCCGCTGCTGCCCTGTTCCCAGACCTCCTCGACACCGCCCTTGCCGGTCAGGTGATAGCGACGCGTCTGTGTGGTCGACTCCCAGTGTTCGACGCCGATCAACAATTGATCGTCTTCGGTGGTGAAGATCTTTTTATTACTGCGCCCGGTAGGTGCGGACACCGTCGGCAGTTCAAGGGTTCTGCGTGCCCGGTCAGCCATTTTCTCGATGCCGGCCATCAGGGCAGGAACGTCATCCCTGTAAAAGTGTTGGGAGTAGCTGGCCGTCCACACGGTCATGGCCCGCCGGAACTGCGCATACGTATCGAGGCAGTCCTGCAGGATCCGATTGCGTTGGGCCCGGGTCGCAGCGGTCTCGGGCAGGCTGAATTGGATGTAGAGGGCACGATCCATCCTGGCACGCAGCTCTCGTGCCTGGTTTTGCAGAAAGTGCCAGGACAGCTCGGCGAGATTGTCGTAGCGCTGGACGATCTCCAGCAGGCTGCCGGTCCTCAGATAAAGCAGGTTGCTTTCACTGAGGCGCTTGTTCAAAGCCTCGACTTCCGTTCGCATGTGCGCCTTGTCCCGGGGAAGCGTAATGCGGTCGTACCAGTGGTTGAGATCGTGCATCAGCCCTTCGATCTCGTCGGTTTTTTGCATCGTTTCCCTGCGCAATCCGTGAATCTGTCTATGCAAGGCGATGTGCTCGCTGTGGAGGTTTTCCGGGAGGTCTATCAGACGTTCGATCAGAGGGTCGATCCGGTCTAGCAGTGGGGCGACCTGGTGATTGATGTGATGAACACGCAATTGAAGACGGTCGGCCACCTTCCAGGCATCAAGGCTCATGCACTCGAGGACCTTGCGTCGTTTGTTGCCGTGAGTCAGAGGCAGAAGGTCGGTCAACAGCCGATAGCGTCGAGTCACCAGTTCGATGTCGGCGATGCAGGCTGCATCGGCAGCCGCTCTCAACGCCGGGCGTTGTTGAACGGGAGCATCGTTGTAGCGGGAGATGACGGCGTGACTTTCGGCGAATCGAGCGTCGATCTGCCGCGCGAAATCATCGGTGGCCTGGGTCAATTGCTGTTGACGGCGATACACCCGATCCCCCCACCAGCGTGGCAATCGTTGACGAATGCTCGCGGGCCAGACGGGATCCAGCACATCGGCCAGATGCCCGACGACATTGCCACCGCCCGCTCCGCCGCCGTCAAACGTCGTCCCGTACACCCCGAAATGCGTGTCCCAGTCGCCAGCCTCATCCAGGGCAATCGGCTGCTTGTAGGTTTTCTGCGAGTTGCCTGCCAGACGCCAGCCTCGTGAGTCTTTACTCAATTCGACCTGATAGATCCGTCCCTGGCGCACAACGAAATCGCCGTCGGCATGCCGGTAGACATTACGAAACAGCCCGGCACTGGCCGGTTGCAGGCCGCTCAGGAAGATGGGCTGCTGATGTTCGTAATCGGCGAATCGTGTCCTCGTGTGTTTTGCCTTTCGCCCGTCAGATGGCTGCAACGCTGCGGGACTGCCGGCCAGTTTGCGCAGCTGTCGGTTGCGCGTCAGGGCGCCGGTGCCGGTGCCTGCGCCTGCCAGGGGCAGGACGTCCATTGCCGCATCAATCACGGCCAACAGCAGCGCTTCGATTTCGGCCAGCCCATCGCCCACTGCACCACGCAAAAAAGCGGCCACGGCCTGATTGGCACTGTTCCAGGCGTCATACAAGCCTATGGCAGTGCCGACAAACGGCACCAGACCCAAGGCCATTTTGATGTAGGTGAACACATGCGAACGGCTCAGAGCGTCGCGCTCCCTGGTCAAGTCGGCATTGGAGCGCGAGGTGCTGCGATGGACCTGGATCAGCCGCCCCATTTGCGCATTGAGCAAGTGCGCGGCCAGGGAGGTAGTTGCCGGCCAGCGTTCGCCTACTCCGATCAAGGCATCGAAGCGTTTGAGCACGGCCTGATCTATACGGTATTCGTGGGCCTGCACGTTGCCCTGTACAGCCCGGCCGGCCAGATAGCGTGACCATTTATCCTGTACGCAAAGGTTGAACAGCGCTTGGCGTGCCGCTTCCAGGTTGTCATAGCGGCGCAGGCATTGCCCATCGGGGCTGTCGGTCAGGTACAACAACGTGGTCCCACTGACCCTTTCTTCTATGAAGCTCACGCCGGACAGCGTCACCGGACCTTCGTTTGGCGTGTCCTTGCCGCCTGAGATGAGCAGGGCTGGCAGCAAGACGATGTGCCTGTTGTTTGCTCGCCAGGCGAAAGGCGTGTCGGCATCAACGGCGATGTCGAGTATCTGCAGATCCTGTGCACTGATCCGGTTTTGCAGGCGAGCGCATTCACCTTGCAGCCTGAGCATCAACCGCCAGGGTTCCAGCAGGCACTCGCGGCGATGTTCATTGACGAACGGCGGGTCATCGTGAGCGCCCATGAACACCTTGCGGACCAAGGTTTCGTAGGCGTCGGGCAGGTCCAGGTCGGGTAGGGTCTTGCGCAGATAGCTTTTCGTGATGCCGGTGATCAGGACCTGGCGCTCTTTCTCGTCGGTCGTTGTCACTTCCACGGTCATGAAACCCAGGCGCAGGAGCAGCGGTTCCAGACTCATCGACGGTGTATTGTCGATGTTGTGCCGGGCCAGATCTTCGAGAGGCATCATGCTGCGCGCTTTGCTGGGCACCAGTTCGAGCTTCTGTGGCGTGCCGGGTGCTCCGGGCGCCCTGATCGTGTGTTTTTCCATTGCCACCGAGTCGGGCAGATCCAGTCGCACGGTGAAATGCCCCTTGATCGAAAAGTCCCTGCGTAGACGCTCATGCAAGTGTTGTCGGATGAAATCGTCGCGGGGTGGCAGGGCTGTTTCCATCAGCGCCTGGCTACGTTGCATGGCTTTGATGTACGACTCGATCTGCCACCTGAGTCTGTCACGATCAGGACCGGACAGATCGCTCAACCAGTCTGGCAGGCTGGAGGCTATGGAGAGGGTCGTGCGTTGCTCCCGCAGGTAGGTGACTGCCAGCTGCATTGAAGCGTTTATCGGGACTTGCAGCGCAGACCGATACTGTATGCGCAACTTTTCCAGCTGTTCGGCCCGCTGCGCCGAGGGTGACTGAGCAAACTGCTGACGTATCGTGCCTGCCCGCTCCTCGAACTCGCGAGTCACCTGGTTCAGCGCATGTTGCAGGGGATCGCCGCTGATTCGCTTCAGGTGCAGGGCCAGCACCGTGTCCCGCTCCTGAATCTTGAACAGCTCACGCTCCAGCTCGCGGCGGTTTTCGAAGCGTTGCAGTCCGCCTCCGGTCCCGGGCCAGTACAGTAACAGGCTGTACGATGCGTTCGGTTCCGACAGAACCTTTGGATGAGTGATGACCAGAGGGCCGTTGAGAGTCTGCCCGCTGGTGGTGCCCGATGCGCCTGGCGGTTCGTGTACCGACAGCGATATTTCGGCCGCGCACAGGTCGGTACTGCTGTCACTGGCGTCGTTCAATGCTGATTGGATTGCCTGGAATTGATCGCCGCTCAATTGCCCGATTGTCTGCTGCAGTTCGGCTTCGGCGAGCAGACCTGTCTTGTGTGCCTGATGCAGCGCAGTGAACTCGCGATTGAACGTGACGGTATCCAGAACTCGTTCACGGTCTATCAGCGCTTGGGCGGCCGCATCCGCCAATCGTTCGGCGTCCTCCATGCGTTGGAAAAAACCATCGAGCGTTCGTTGTCCCTCATCGCCGGCCTGGTTCGTCCATGAGTGCAGTGCGTGTTGTTGTCGCTTCAGTGCTGTCTGACGCACGCTCCAGGGGATGTCGGCGAACAGGGCGCCAAACAGGGGATATTCCTCATCAAGGCCCGAAGGTCTCGGTGCTGGCAAGGCGGGAGGTGGCGCGACAAAACCGGCCACGCTGTGCTGGCGATCCACGCGATCAGCCGGAACCAACGCCCGGTTGCCCTGTTCGGCCAGATCCAACCCGCTGTCCGAATCCTGACGCAAAGCATTGAGTCGAGCCTCCTGCACCTGGGCCAGCCATTCACTCATACCTGTAGTCAGTGGCAGAACGTCGGCGCTGTATTCGAAGCGAAGCCCCGAGGCAGACACTTCCTGCGGAACGAGTTGCTGGTCGCGCAGCGATGATTCCATCTCGTTGCGATTGGCGAAGGTCTGCAAGGGCACCGGTCGATGAGGCAAATACAATAATTGCCGCCCCGATTGTCGTTCGCCGACACTGATGACCCAGGCGCCGGGAAGGCTGCTCCGGTCGTTGTTGTCGAGCAACAGTTCCAGCCGCTCGCGGTTTATGGGTCGATCGTCCAGTCGCGGGGCCGGGGACGCGCTCTCCATGAGCAGCCACAATGGCCGTAACTGGTCCGCGGTCAGAGAGCGCTGAGCCAGAGCGACTTGCGCTGCTGCTTCAACATGCACGAGGTACAACCGTGCGGCGTGCTCGCGACGGGAAAGCGGCGTGCCGGGCGCGCGTGCGTCCCAATAGGAATTCCAGCGCCAATTAAGTTCTTTTTCCGGATCGAGTCTTTTGATTCGGGCCAGCAATTGCAGTGGTGTAAGGGCATTCAACAGGTGGCTTGCACCCAGGCCGACCACTTCGGCGGGGCGGTCCGGTGTCTTTTCGGGTCGGTTTTTCTGACAGAAACACGCAAGGATCGATGTGAATCCGACAAATTGCTCGGGGAGCGTATCCGTTGCTGGAAAGCGAAGGCCTGCATCCGGCTCTCCCAGATCCAGTTCGCGCTCCAGCAGGTCGGTCAGCGAGGTGCGAATGGAAGGCACACCGGCCAGCAGCTCGCGCAAGTCCTGACTGGCGTTGTGCCAACGTATCGTGGCGTTGTGCAGCAGAGCGCTGTCGATGTTCTGCGGCAAGGGCAATGAAGCCGGCCAGACCTGCGGCGCTGGCGGGTTGTATTCGGTAAAGATGCTTTCGGACATGGTCAACAGGTTCGTGACGGGGAGCGGGAGATCCACTCCATCTGTTAACCATTGAAAGGCGATAACCGAAGGCGGCGGCGTTACATAGTTATCGCTGCCACCCCTGACCGCTCGGCACTCTTCATCAAACTGTCATCGAACTGTGGCAGCGCGCTTGAACAAACTTCATCAGACTCGCGCTCTACTGGGGTTCTGCGTTTCGGTGTTTTTCATGTTCAAGGGATTTTTTGCAATCGCGGCGTTGTTGGCCGCGGTTTTTTTCGGGCAGGCGTCTTATGCGGCGTCGCGTTGCGACGTCAATGTACCGACCGAACGGGTCGATCTGGAGCAGGTGAGCCTGGCGTACCAGAGCATTGGTCGTGCGTCGGATCCGGCGTTGTTGCTGGTGATGGGGCTGGGCGGGCAGTTGATTCACTGGCCGGATGAAGTGGTGGTCGCCCTGTGTCAGCAGGGCTTTCGGGTGATCCGCTATGACAATCGTGACGTGGGTCTTTCGACCTGGCGTCAGGCGCCGGCCGAGGCCAACCTGACGTTTGAAGTGCTGCGCTACAAACTCGGCCTGCCGGTGGCGGCGCCCTACAGCCTGACTGACATGGCCGACGATGCGCTGGGCCTGATGGACGCGCTGCACGTCGAGCAATTCCACGTGCTCGGCGCGAGCATGGGCGGGATGATCGCCCAGCACCTGGCCGCCATGGCCCCGCAACGGGTCGAGAGCCTGACGCTGATCATGACCAGCTCCGGCGCCGAAGGCCTGCCGGCGCCGAGTGCAGCGCTGGTGCAATTGCTGTCGCGACGCGGTGCACCCAATCGCGAAGTGGCGTTGGAGCAGCAGGCGGATTTGTTGGCGGCGCTGGGCAGTCCGACGGTCACCGATGATCGTCAGATGCTGTTGCATCAGGCGGCGCTGTCCTACGACCGGGCGTTCAACCCCGAAGGCGTGAAGCGCCAGATCATGGCGATCCTTGCCGAGCCAAGCCGCGTGGCGTTGCTCAATCAGTTACGCGTACCGACGCTGGTGGTGCATGGCACGGCCGATCCGTTGCTGCCGGTGATGCATGGCGTACATCTGGCGGCGCACATTCGCGGCAGTCAGTTGAAGCTGATTCCGGGTCTGGCCCATCGTTTCCAGGAGGCGTTCAAGGCGCCGTTGCTGGCGGCGGTGTTGCCGTACTTGCAGCAACACCGTGAAGACACCTCGCACTGGGCGCAGATCGAACCGGTGGCCGAGCGCAATCTGCTCTAGCGGGTGTATCGTGCAGGTCTTTGGCCATGATTGAACGCACGAGGTGAGTCATGAGTTCTGCCCTGAAAATCGATTTTGTCAGCGACGTGTCCTGCCCGTGGTGCGTCGTCGGTCTGTATGGTCTGCTGCGGGCGCTGGAGATTCTGCGCAACGAGGTGCAAGCCGAGATCCGTTTCCAGCCGTTCGAGCTGAACCCGAAGATGGGACCGGAAGGGCAGAACATCGGCGAACATATCCATGAAAAATACGGATCGACGCCAGAGCAGTCACAGAAGAATCGTGAAGTGATCCGCTCCCGTGGCGCCGATGTCGGTTTCAGCTTTCGCACCGATTCCAACAGCCGCATCTACAACACCTTCGATGCTCATCGGCTGCTGCACTGGGCCGGGGAGGAGGGCTTGCAGTTGCCGTTGAAAGAGGCGCTGTTCAAGGCTTAC
The sequence above is a segment of the Pseudomonas sp. HS6 genome. Coding sequences within it:
- a CDS encoding GNAT family N-acetyltransferase; translated protein: MWIERLDASHALAYRELMLEAYDRHPQAFTSSVRERAAMPLSWWESRLTSKLDAVFGAFEEGRLAGIVGLAFEPREKARHKATVFGMYVSADFRQRGLGLKLMEAVLEEAQQHPALKVIQLTVTAGNEAAFHLYQRCGFIQFGLEPMAVRVGEDYFDKIHMWCAPFVPTASLNEPR
- the metE gene encoding 5-methyltetrahydropteroyltriglutamate--homocysteine S-methyltransferase, which gives rise to MAVAHTLGFPRIGADRELKKALEAYWKGDLDQAALNQVGRELRATHWQLQKDAGIDLLPVGDFAWYDQVLTHSLTFGVIPERFDGVRDEHGLPTLDTLFAMARGATASCCGGEHGKTQYAQELTKWFDTNYHYLVPEFTADQQFKLSWEQLFDEVEEAKALGHNVKPVIIGPLTYLWLGKAKGNDFDKLDLLERLLPVYNEILGRLAAQGVEWVQIDEPILTLDLPQAWKSAFERAYHILQYSPLKKLVATYFSGLQDNLGLAVGLPVQGLHIDAVRAPEELGQVLDRLPTYKILSVGLVNGRNVWRCELEQALAQLQPAQERFGDNLWVSSSCSLLHSPVDVEREDKLDPELKSWLAFAVQKCSEISVLRDALNDPQAPKVQSALAESRAIQASRVRSPRIHKADVQSRIKAINAGDSQRHSPFAKRIAAQQARLQLPTFPTTTIGSFPQTGSIRLARQAFKQGKLSANDYHDAMRSEIRHAVQVQERLGLDVLVHGEAERNDMVEYFAEQLDGYLFTRFGWVQSYGSRCVKPAVIYGDLSRPKAMTVDWITYAQGLTDKVMKGMLTGPVTMLMWSFPREDVSRKVQAQQLALALRDEVVDLENAGIKIVQIDEAAFREGLPLRRAQWQDYLDWAVEAFRLTASGVKDETQIHTHMCYSEFNDVIKAIADMDADVITIETSRSDMELLEAFEAFDYPNDIGPGVYDIHSPRVPDTAEMVKLMSKAVKRIPAQRLWVNPDCGLKTRAWPETEAALINMVAAARQLRSQLA
- a CDS encoding NUDIX domain-containing protein — its product is MTSVSAVSPRIIRIAAALLLNPDGQTLLVRKRGTTAFMQPGGKIEAHELPVHALARELEEELGLVIDAAQAAFLGQFSAPAANEPGFVVQADIFQLTIDTEVSPAAEIEEVVWIDPATDGDVVLAPLTRDLILPFYRASLTAIA
- the metR gene encoding transcriptional regulator MetR, with amino-acid sequence MLEIRHLKTLHALREADSLVDAADRLHLTQSALSHQFKELEERMGMPLFVRKTKPVRFTSAGLRLLQLADATLPLLRGAERDIARLAGGTAGRLHMAIECHSCFQWLMPTIDQFRDAWPEVELDLASGFSFAPLPALARGDLDLVVTSDPLEIAGITYVPLFTYEAMLAVANQHALASKPYIVPEDLLSETLITYPVERDRLDIFTRFLEPADIEPAQVRTSELTVMMMQLVASGRGVCGMPHWALHEYSSRGYVKAKRLGEKGLFATLYAAIRADMLDAPYMRDFLLTAKDTSFSTLDGVSAVR
- a CDS encoding LysE family translocator translates to MIPLQDLLIFAAAALLMVLTPGPNMIYLISRSICQGRKAGVTSLLGVVAGFFVHLFAAAAGLTAVFLAVPMAYEVLKWAGALYLLWLAWQAVKPGARSPFEAQQLPADSSRKLITMGFLTSALNPKIAVFYLSVFPQFISPEHGSVFTQSIILGLTQISVSFCVNLLIALFAAGIASWFVSNPTWLAAQRYFMGFVLGGLAVRLMLEQRRAA
- a CDS encoding HD domain-containing phosphohydrolase: MEEQSAPTSAHRPAVLLVDDEESILNSLRRLLRGQPYDVLLATSGAQALEMLAQRPVDLVMSDARMPNMDGATLLASVRQLYPATTRIMLTGYADPSAIIKAINEGQIDRYISKPWNDEEMLLILRQALEHQHLTRERERLEQLTRVQNDQLKLLNSTLEKHVSARTAELQQTADMLDLAYEELKHSYVTGTEVFSLLANLRLPPAKQTNRQIIELVRGYCKMHRLDEAASRDLTMAAALYNIGKLSWTDSMMTTPSDLLHSTDRDRYRGYPKQSESLLMTLDPMKDAARLILHHQERWDGSGFPDRLKGEAIPFGSRLLKLAVDFVELQRGLILERQMNSDEALLYLRQYAGRLYDPDLIEDFIQVCAAFLSDVVLADPNVKVLGTRELAAGMILARNLNADNGMLLLNAGKVLSALLVDKLISFEAMEGGKYKVFVKVPEEGESALLAQS